The following are from one region of the Littorina saxatilis isolate snail1 linkage group LG2, US_GU_Lsax_2.0, whole genome shotgun sequence genome:
- the LOC138960207 gene encoding ribosomal L1 domain-containing protein 1-like: MEGKKPNFQSQVEKGVHALLQVIEKRKESKKESLLQEDHMVNLQFTLKKVSKQQKIIKLKLPNGLTEEHKDVCLFVKDMDKKDREYEKSVRDVKTVLKSKGISCVSEIIPLKALKLEHKPFEAKRNLSNRFDVFLADARIIRLLPSYLGKAFFGRKRLPVQVRMDAKDLKAEFEAAINNSRCVFSGKGPVGMATVGSTRMSAAELVQNIVTSAEQLVAAVPGGMENIRNIHIKTPDSMAIPVYTSLGSANDVKLPRTEKQREPVAADEVTTVENARVKVYPSGIVKLVDESGKALEKPKKLKKAVKRAGKRGAKRPLGKAKQKATVKANKRQKPQGKKRKVK, translated from the exons ATGGAGGGGAAGAAGCCGAATTTCCAGTCTCAG GTGGAGAAAGGTGTTCATGCATTGCTACAAGTGATCGAAAAAAGAAAGGAGTCCAAGAAAGAGTCGCTGCTGCAGGAGGATCATATGGTCAATCTTCAGTTTACCTTGAAGAAAGTCTCCAAACAACAGAAAATCATCAAACT AAAACTACCCAATGGGCTTACAGAGGAACACAAAGATGTCTGCTTGTTTGTCAAGGACATGGACAAGAAGGACAGAGAATATGAAAAATCTGTGCGAGACGTTAAAACCGTGTTAAAATCCAAAGGCATTTCATGTGTGTCCGAG ATCATACCACTGAAGGCGCTGAAACTGGAACACAAACCGTTTGAGGCAAAGCGGAACCTGTCCAACAGATTTGATGTTTTCCTTGCTGATGCCAGGATCATTCGATTGCTGCCATCCTATCTTGGAAAAGCCTTCTTTGGCAGGAAAAG ACTTCCTGTTCAAGTGAGAATGGATGCAAAAGATTTGAAAGCAGAGTTTGAAGCTGCCATCAACAACAGTCGGTGTGTATTCTCTGGAAAAGGACCAGTAGG gATGGCCACAGTGGGAAGTACCCGCATGTCTGCAGCAGAGCTGGTGCAGAACATTGTGACTTCTGCTGAACAGTTGGTGGCTGCTGTGCCTGGTGGTATGGAGAACATTCGCAACATCCACATCAAGACTCCAGACTCCATGGCCATCCCAGTTTACACATCTCTTG GATCAGCCAATGATGTCAAATTGCCGAGAACAGAAAAGCAACGCGAACCAGTGGCAGCTGATGAAGTGACAACTGTGGAGAATGCTCGGGTCAAGGTCTATCCCAGTGGTATTGTCAAACTTGTTGATGAATCTGGAAAAGCTCTGGAAAAGCCTAAGAAGCTGAAGAAGGCTGTGAAAAGGGCTGGCAAGAGGGGAGCCAAACGGCCTTTgggaaaagcaaaacaaaaagcaacagtAAAAGCCAACAAGAGACAAAAACCTCAAGGGAAAAAGAGGAAAGTGAAGTGA
- the LOC138960221 gene encoding soluble calcium-activated nucleotidase 1-like, translating to MSLPVEEDDSRMLSSTYPPSVNDWMKAIRRPTQYRVGNARVQLKPRVVFYAVTLSVAILILLVMVIPRPQRQPCFVRRDVIYSNKYPLSDPLTVLFGKKYKIALVTDLDTSSKGEKSNTWYSYFRTGNLTISDDHFSVRFSLDAPIKVESTLAQGGRGMELSELVVFNGRLYTVDDRTGIVYEVIDNKVVPWVVLPDGDGTNNKGFKCEWATVKDQRLYVGGLGKEWTTTGGKVVNLNPQWVKAISASGEVEHIDWHENYNALRKVTGMQLPGYIIHESGVWSEIHRKWFFLPRRASKERYEEKADESRGTNLLFVADEHFQDVKVKAIGTVSPTHGFSSFKFVPGTDDTVIVALKSQEDDGKIASYILAFNIDGSILLPEQKIGDVKYEGIEFV from the exons ATGAGCCTGCCTGTAGAAGAGGACGATAGTAGAATGTTATCGTCGACATATCCACCCTCAGTAAACGATTGGATGAAGGCAATACGCAGGCCAACCCAGTACCGTGTTGGTAACGCCAGGGTTCAGTTGAAACCAAGGGTAGTCTTTTATGCTGTTACTTTGTCCGTTGCGATACTGATACTGTTGGTTATGGTGATCCCGAGGCCACAACGACAACCATGCTTTGTTCGCAGAGACGTGATATACAGCAACAAATATCCACTGTCTGATCCTTTGACCGTACTTTTTGGTAAAAAGTACAAGATTGCCCTTGTAACGGACTTGGACACGAGCTCGAAAGGCGAGAAATCTAATACATGGTACAGCTACTTCAGAACTGGCAACTTAACAATATCAGATGATCATTTCTCAGTAAGGTTTTCCCTCGATGCCCCTATAAAGGTGGAATCTACACTGGCACAAGGTGGACGCGGCATGGAACTATCAGAGCTAGTTGTTTTCAATGGAAGGCTTTACACAGTGGATGACAGAACTGGCATTGTGTATGAAGTAATTGACAACAAAGTCGTACCATGGGTTGTTCTTCCTGATGGTGATGGGACAAATAATAAAG GGTTCAAATGCGAGTGGGCAACAGTGAAAGATCAACGCCTGTATGTTGGTGGGCTGGGCAAGGAGTGGACAACGACAGGTGGCAAGGTGGTCAACCTTAATCCTCAGTGGGTCAAGGCCATCAGTGCGTCTGGAGAAGTGGAGCACATTGATTGGCATGAGAATTACAATGCTCTGAGAAAGGTTACTGGAATGCAGCTGCCAG GGTACATCATTCATGAATCAGGGGTCTGGAGTGAAATCCACCGCAAATGGTTCTTCCTCCCTCGACGTGCCAGCAAGGAGAGATACGAGGAAAAAGCAGATGAAAGCAGAGGCACAAATCTTCTGTTTGTGGCTGATGAACATTTCCAAGACGTCAAAGTGAAGGCCATTGGAACTGTCAGCCCTACACATGGATTTTCATCTTTCAAATTTGTGCCTGGAACGGACGATACTGTGATAGTAGCGCTCAAAAGCCAAGAAGACGATGGCAAAATTGCTTCATATATTCTAGCTTTTAATATAGATGGGTCTATACTGTTACCAGAACAGAAAATTGGAGATGTAAAATACGAAGGAATAGAATTTGTTTGA